One stretch of Brettanomyces nanus chromosome 4, complete sequence DNA includes these proteins:
- the RPS13 gene encoding ribosomal 40S subunit protein S13 translates to MGRMHSKGKGISSSAIPYSRNVPSWFKSSPEAVVEQIIKYARKGMTPSQIGVVLRDAHGVNQAKVVTGNKILRILKSNGLAPELPEDLYFLIKKAVNVRKHLERNRKDKDAKFRLILIESRIHRLARYYRSTSVLPPTWKYESATASALVN, encoded by the exons ATGGGTCGTATGCACAGTAAA GGTAAAGGAATTTCCTCTTCCGCCATTCCATATTCGAGAAATGTTCCTTCATGGTTCAAGTCCTCTCCAGAGGCCGTTGTTGAGCAGATCATCAAGTACGCCAGAAAGGGTATGACTCCTTCTCAAATCGGTGTTGTCTTGAGAGATGCACACGGTGTCAACCAGGCCAAGGTTGTTACTGGTAACAAGATTCTCAGAATCTTGAAGTCCAACGGTTTGGCTCCAGAGCTTCCTGAAGATTTGTACTTCTTGATTAAGAAGGCTGTCAACGTTAGAAAGCACTTGGAAAGAAATAGAAAGGACAAGGATGCCAAATTCAGATTGATTTTGATTGAATCTAGAATTCACAGATTGGCCAGATACTACAGATCTACCTCTGTTTTACCTCCAACCTGGAAGTACGAGTCTGCCactgcttctgctttggTTAACTAA
- the GDI1 gene encoding Rab GDP dissociation inhibitor alpha (BUSCO:EOG09342DZP) encodes MEENYDVIVLGTGLTECILSGLLSIDGKKVLHIDRQEYYGGESASLNLTQLYSKFKPSKPYQGQFGKDRDWLIDLIPKFLMSNGELTNILVHTDVTRYMEFKQVSGSFVYRDGRIAKVPATTVEAISSPLMGFFEKRRMSNFLQFIVDYTEDDISTHHSIDLDKQTMHEIYTHYGLQKGTCDFIGHAMALHHNDDYLIKPARDTYDRIILYLTSVARYGKSPYIYPLYGLGELPQGFARLSAIYGGTFMLDTPIDELLWNGQGQFVGVKTKEGVAKAPICIADPTYFPEKVTATGQKVIRAMCILDHPIPNTGDADSAQIIIPQNQVGRKNDIYIAVISSAHNICAKGYYVAIISTIIETTKPHLELEPAFKVIGPTKDVLMGIAEIYRPIEDGSKDHVYISKSYDPSSHFESTTDDVKEIYERVTGHSLVLKQRKTAEEEADLAGLD; translated from the coding sequence ATGGAAGAAAACTACGACGTCATAGTCCTCGGTACAGGGCTAACAGAATGTATTCTCTCAggtcttctttctatcgATGGCAAGAAAGTCTTACATATCGATCGACAAGAATACTATGGTGGAGAGAGTGCTTCATTAAACTTGACCCAGCTATACTCCAAATTCAAGCCTTCTAAGCCATACCAGGGCCAGTTTGGTAAGGATCGTGATTGGttgattgatttgattccCAAATTTCTTATGTCCAACGGAGAATTGACCAACATTCTCGTTCATACCGACGTCACCAGGTACATGGAGTTCAAGCAGGTGTCCGGATCATTTGTCTACCGGGACGGTCGGATTGCCAAAGTTCCGGCCACTACTGTTGAGGCCATTTCGTCTCCTCTAATGGGCTTTtttgagaaaagaaggatgagtaactttcttcaattcattgtCGATTATACTGAGGATGATATCTCTACCCATCACTCTATCGACTTGGATAAGCAGACTATGCATGAGATTTATACTCACTACGGTCTCCAGAAGGGAACCTGTGACTTTATTGGTCACGCAATGGCTCTCCATCACAATGATGACTATTTAATTAAGCCTGCTAGAGATACCTATGATCGAATCATCTTATATCTCACTTCAGTCGCAAGATACGGTAAATCTCCTTATATCTATCCACTTTATGGATTAGGTGAGCTTCCTCAAGGTTTTGCCAGATTGTCTGCTATTTATGGAGGTACTTTTATGCTTGATACTCCTATTGACGAACTTCTTTGGAACGGGCAGGGTCAATTTGTTGGTGTTAAGACTAAAGAAGGTGTTGCTAAAGCTCCAATTTGCATTGCAGACCCTACATACTTCCCTGAAAAGGTCACCGCTACTGGACAGAAGGTAATTAGAGCGATGTGTATCTTGGATCATCCAATTCCAAATACAGGAGATGCAGATTCAGCCCAGATTATCATTCCACAGAACCAGGTGGGTCGTAAAAATGATATCTACATTGCAGTGATTTCCAGTGCTCACAATATTTGTGCTAAGGGTTACTATGTGGCTATTATTTCCACGATCATCGAGACAACTAAGCCACATTTGGAGCTTGAGCCTGCTTTTAAAGTCATTGGTCCTACCAAAGATGTTCTCATGGGTATTGCTGAAATTTATCGTCCTATTGAGGATGGTTCAAAGGATCATGTATATATCTCAAAGTCGTATGATCCTTCATCTCATTTCGAGTCTACTACCGATGACGTTAAGGAGATCTATGAGAGAGTTACCGGTCATTCTTTGGTAttgaagcagagaaagacTGCTGAAGAGGAGGCTGACTTGGCAGGATTAGATTAA
- a CDS encoding uncharacterized protein (BUSCO:EOG09341QEM): MAEQLARDSQYAATVLKTLSNIQRSDALSKIRSGLIKAKDEIICANRLDLELANQSHISSSLIKRLDLSKNGKFDSMCDGIMDVARLEDPLNKITLATELDEGLNLYRVTCPVGVLLIIFESRPEVIANITALAIKSGNAAILKGGKESLNTFKAMAKVINHVLEIETDVPKNAIQLIATRGEVSDLLNQDTYIDLVIPRGSNQLVRSIKDNTKIPVLGHANGICSIYIDEFADIEGKAKRIIVDAKTNYPAGCNAVETLLINEKLLGTEAYKSILESLVSNEVTCHMAPELLRDLPSSLKDKYSKLFVEATERDFHHEFLSLDIAIKTVSDVKQAVEHINRHSSKHTDAIITENEENANIFLNGVDSSGVYWNCSTRFADGFRYGFGTEVGISTNKIHARGPVGLEGLVCYYYQLRGNGQIVGDYLGGGGKKAFIHKHLDTRGMRLK, from the coding sequence ATGGCCGAACAACTAGCTAGAGATTCACAATATGCCGCAACCGTGTTGAAAACTCTCTCGAATATTCAACGTTCTGATGCCCTATCGAAAATCAGATCCGGTCTTATTAAAGCAAAGGATGAAATTATATGTGCAAATAGACTCGACCTTGAATTGGCCAATCAAAGTCATATATCGTCTTCTCTAATCAAGAGGTTGGACCTATCCAAAAATGGCAAATTCGACTCGATGTGCGACGGTATTATGGATGTGGCTCGTTTGGAAGACCCTTTAAACAAGATTACTTTAGCTACAGAGCTTGACGAAGGCTTGAACTTATACAGAGTCACCTGCCCCGTTGGAGTCCTATTGATCATATTTGAAAGCCGGCCCGAAGTCATTGCTAATATTACCGCTTTGGCCATTAAATCCGGTAATGCGGCCATTTTGAAAGGAGGTAAGGAATCCCTTAACACTTTTAAAGCCATGGCTAAGGTTATAAATCACGTCCTGGAAATAGAGACTGACGTTCCTAAGAATGCCATCCAGTTGATTGCCACCAGAGGTGAAGTAAGCGATTTGTTGAACCAGGATACCTATATTGATTTGGTGATTCCTCGTGGCTCCAATCAGCTTGTTAGAAGCATTAAAGATAACACTAAGATTCCCGTTTTGGGCCATGCTAATGGTATCTGCTCTATCTATATCGATGAGTTCGCCGATATTGAAGGTAAGGCCAAAAGAATAATCGTTGATGCCAAGACAAACTATCCTGCTGGTTGTAATGCAGTGGAAACGTTGCTCATCAATGAGAAGTTGCTTGGTACCGAAGCATACAAGTCGATTCTTGAGTCGCTTGTATCAAATGAAGTCACGTGTCATATGGCTCCTGAGCTTTTACGGGATTTGCCatcatctttgaaggataaaTACAGTAAATTGTTTGTAGAAGCTACGGAAAGGGACTTTCACCACGAGTTCTTATCTTTGGATATTGCTATTAAGACTGTCTCTGATGTTAAGCAAGCAGTCGAGCATATTAATAGGCATTCATCCAAACATACAGATGCAATTATTACGGAAAATGAGGAAAACGCTAACATTTTTCTAAATGGAGTGGACTCTTCAGGGGTTTATTGGAACTGTTCTACTCGTTTCGCTGATGGCTTTAGATATGGATTCGGTACTGAGGTTGGTATCTCCACCAATAAGATTCATGCTCGAGGTCCAGTTGGATTAGAAGGTTTAGTGTGTTACTATTATCAATTGAGAGGTAATGGTCAGATCGTTGGAGATTATTTAGGAGGAGGTGGTAAGAAGGCTTTTATTCATAAGCATTTGGATACTAGAGGTATGAGACTTAAGTAG
- a CDS encoding uncharacterized protein (BUSCO:EOG09344943), translated as MPTEADLLSNEELLGLREENTNANIDNSTVVPEKPRRRYHKLTNDLMLGQRGVPALQRALGKFRFKAKKQRSQMTSYENYMSGKYDHSVHFENLTRLVHIYQQWGHEIYPKYKLKDFIPVLSRAADMPALKEYKRAQIRKEVDEKVQKEAEEKMSVETGEEIGEVTKEETGDVTASSLFVGDEEPLYSVASNMKSGNGGAGVSVGADGDTGGADGDTRGAVVIGGADGDTRGAEVTVDANAENTENAEPGDADERFIRELEKENAKRKRAAAADNSDLDEDILGDILSDDDEAVSSLGPDNTTFLAQDAKKDGEAEKYADDMLREMGL; from the coding sequence ATGCCTACGGAAGCAGATCTACTCTCAAACGAGGAACTTTTGGGCCTTCGAGAAGAGAACACAAATGCAAATATCGATAATAGTACAGTGGTCCCAGAGAAACCTCGAAGAAGATATCATAAACTAACCAATGATCTTATGTTAGGACAACGAGGAGTTCCTGCATTACAGAGGGCACTAGGTAAATTCCGATTTAAAGCTAAAAAACAACGAAGTCAGATGACTTCGTACGAAAATTACATGAGTGGGAAGTATGATCACTCAGTTCATTTCGAGAATCTCACACGACTTGTTCATATATATCAACAGTGGGGACACGAGATATATCCTAAGTATAAGTTGAAGGACTTCATACCGGTATTGAGTCGAGCAGCCGATATGCCGGCACTCAAGGAGTATAAGAGAGCTCAGATTAGGAAGgaagtggatgaaaaagtGCAAAAAGAAGCcgaagagaagatgagtGTAGAAACGGGAGAGGAGATAGGGGAGGTGACGAAAGAGGAGACAGGAGATGTGACTGCATCATCGTTGTTTGTTGGAGATGAGGAGCCATTGTATAGTGTGGCCAGTAATATGAAATCAGGTAATGGGGGTGCCGGAGTTAGTGTGGGTGCAGACGGGGACACTGGGGGTGCAGACGGGGACACAAGGGGTGCTGTGGTCATTGGGGGTGCAGATGGGGACACCAGGGGTGCTGAGGTCACCGTGGATGCAAATGCTGAGAACACCGAGAATGCAGAACCCGGAGATGCAGACGAAAGATTTATTAGAGaattggaaaaagaaaacgctaaaagaaagagagctGCTGCGGCTGATAACTCTGACTTGGACGAAGATATTCTTGGGGATATTCttagtgatgatgatgaagccGTATCTTCATTAGGCCCAGATAATACCACATTCCTAGCTCAAGATGCAAaaaaagatggagaagcagaaaaataTGCAGACGATATGCTACGAGAGATGGGTTTGTAA